A DNA window from Helianthus annuus cultivar XRQ/B chromosome 15, HanXRQr2.0-SUNRISE, whole genome shotgun sequence contains the following coding sequences:
- the LOC110911661 gene encoding protein MEI2-like 5 yields MHHSSHHFPFDPSKITSMNYSKAVGNGAKDMLTRSDNYNDASSDASLFSSSLPVFPHEKLISNNQENDLQSLEDNGLLEDLANHAIGNLLPDEDDLLAGVIDGIDVNALTNRADELEEYDLFGSGGGMELESDMDNLNLGISKVSLGDGVVGNGLAHFSLTNGVGTVAGEHPYGEHPSRTLFVRNINSNVEDSELRALFEQHGDIRTLYTACKHRGFVMISYYDIRAARTAMRALQNKPLRRRKLDIHYSIPKDNPSDKDINQGTLVVFNLDPSVSCEDLLHIFGAYGEVKEIRETPHKRHHKFIEYYDVRAAEAALRSLNRSDIAGKRIKLEPSRPGGARRNLMLQMTQEFDQDDTRSFRLQVGPSIASSPPGVWPQFGSPIEHSPLQSLSKSPVLGSMSSSFGNGLPGLASILHPQPARIAPIGKDNGRTNRNFVEQNNTFQQSHSLPDSKLSQFSEPVSTFGGSSATGSGIETLSGPQFLWGSPNIYSDQPKVHHGFRSPTMSRPFTTSMGLPGPSPTHGFPITGRHGHGSLLHQHHHVGSAPSGIPFEGHFGRYHESPETLFMSSPAYRDVGIGHIDRGFLGSRGSVENGSPSFSTMSSPRVNPMFLGNGPYAGLGPTIAESMSERGRNRRVDQNGSQIDSKKQFQLDLDKITSGEDTRTTLMIKNIPNKYTSKMLLAAIDENHSGTYDFLYLPIDFKNKCNVGYAFINMLSPTHIIPFYQAFNGKKWEKFNSEKVASLAYARIQGKMALVTHFQNSSLMNEDKRCRPILFHLEGSEAVDQEPLSSSSLNIQMHRSNGSDSGDSSGSPPKTGVGSGAIDRS; encoded by the exons ATGCATCATTCTTCACATCATTTTCCTTTTG ACCCCTCGAAAATAACATCAATGAATTATTCGAAAGCCGTTGGAAACGGGGCAAAGGACATGTTAACAAGATCTGATAATTATAATGACGCTTCAAGTGACGCATCCCTTTTCTCAAGTTCATTACCAGTTTTTCCCCATGAGAAGT TGATATCGAATAATCAAGAGAACGATCTTCAATCTCTAGAAGACAATGGTTTGCTAGAAGATCTTGCAAATCACGCAATCGGAAACTTGTTACCTGATGAAGACGATCTTTTAGCTGGTGTAATTGACGGTATTGATGTCAACGCTTTAACTAACCGTGCAGACGAGTTAGAAGAGTATGATCTTTTCGGAAGTGGAGGTGGTATGGAACTTGAATCTGACATGGATAACTTGAACTTGGGCATTTCAAAGGTGAGCCTGGGCGATGGCGTCGTTGGTAATGGGTTGGCCCATTTTAGTCTTACAAATGGCGTGGGGACCGTTGCTGGAGAACACCCGTATGGAGAACATCCGTCAAGAACTCTATTTGTGCGTAATATTAATAGCAATGTCGAGGATTCAGAACTCAGAGCTTTGTTTGAG CAACATGGTGACATTAGAACGTTATACACAGCATGTAAACATAGGGGTTTTGTGATGATATCGTACTACGATATTCGTGCTGCTCGAACTGCCATGCGTGCGTTACAGAATAAGCCGCTAAGAAGAAGGAAGCTAGACATTCACTACTCAATTCCAAAG GATAACCCATCAGACAAAGATATAAATCAAGGAACTTTGGTTGTTTTTAATTTAGATCCTTCAGTTTCGTGTGAAGATCTTCTTCATATTTTTGGTGCATACGGTGAGGTTAAAGAG ATAAGGGAGACGCCACATAAACGGCACCACAAGTTTATCGAATATTATGATGTTAGAGCGGCAGAAGCAGCCCTTAGATCTCTAAACAGGAGTGACATCGCTGGGAAACGCATAAAGCTTGAACCTAGTCGCCCCGGTGGGGCCCGCCGAAA CCTAATGTTACAAATGACTCAAGAGTTTGACCAAGACGACACTCGAAGTTTCCGACTTCAAGTGGGCCCTTCGATCGCCAGCTCGCCTCCTG GTGTCTGGCCGCAATTTGGAAGCCCAATTGAACACAGTCCTCTACAAAGTCTAAGCAAGTCACCGGTCCTTGGCTCAATGAGCTCTTCGTTCGGCAACGGTTTACCCGGTTTGGCGTCAATTTTGCACCCGCAACCAGCCCGGATAGCACCGATCGGTAAGGACAATGGAAGGACTAACCGTAACTTCGTTGAACAAAATAACACATTTCAACAATCTCACTCACTTCCAGACTCGAAACTGAGTCAATTTAGCGAACCTGTGTCTACTTTCGGTGGTTCAAGTGCAACCGGGTCGGGAATCGAAACGCTATCTGGTCCGCAGTTTTTGTGGGGTAGCCCGAATATATATTCTGATCAGCCGAAAGTACACCATGGTTTTCGATCGCCAACAATGTCTCGCCCATTTACGACTTCCATGGGCTTGCCTGGTCCGAGTCCGACACATGGGTTCCCGATCACGGGGCGTCACGGTCACGGATCTTTGCTTCACCAACATCATCATGTTGGATCTGCACCATCTGGGATCCCGtttgaagggcattttggtcgttATCACGAGTCTCCTGAAACGTTGTTCATGAGCTCACCTGCTTACCGGGATGTAGGTATAGGTCACATTGATAGAGGCTTTTTAGGTTCTCGTGGGTCCGTAGAAAACGGTTCTCCAAGTTTCAGCACCATGTCTTCACCCAGGGTCAATCCTATGTTTCTTGGTAACGGGCCTTATGCAGGGCTAGGGCCCACAATTGCAGAAAGCATGAGTGAGCGTGGACGGAATCGTCGTGTTGACCAAAATGGAAGTCAAATTGATAGCAAGAAACAGTTCCAGCTCGATCTTGATAAAATCACAAGCGGGGAAGATACTCGTACAACTTTGATGATTAAGAACATTCCTAACAA GTATACTTCAAAGATGCTGCTTGCTGCTATTGATGAAAATCATAGCGGTACATATGATTTTCTTTACTTGCCAATCGATTTTAAG AACAAATGCAATGTCGGCTATGCGTTTATCAACATGCTTTCTCCAACACATATAATCCCATTTTACCAG GCATTCAATGGGAAAAAATGGGAGAAGTTCAACAGTGAAAAAGTTGCATCTTTGGCTTATGCTCGAATCCAAGGAAAAATGGCACTCGTGACCCATTTTCAGAATTCAAGCTTGATGAATGAAGATAAACGTTGCCGCCCTATTCTTTTCCATTTAGAGGGCTCAGAAGCTGTTGATCAG GAACCGCTGTCTTCAAGTAGTTTGAATATCCAAATGCATCGGTCAAATGGTTCGGACTCAGGAGACTCGTCAGGTAGCCCTCCAAAAACTGGTGTGGGTTCTGGTGCGATCGATAGGAGCTGA